GGTACAGATATACTGCTCAATGGCTTTATGTCAAATATTGTGAGCTCATCTTTTGGGAATTTATACGTAGTACATGTGGAAAAAGTTAGTTCACTTTCATATCCATGCTTTCTGCATAACtatttctataaaaataaaaagacattctTAAGAAGATGTTGAATTCTTGAAGTGGAAGACGTGGAGAGGATGATGTCAAGTTCAagtgatgaaaaacacagcTTAATGAGAATTAATCTATTTCCAAAATGTTCATCATTACACAAACCAAAATCAGCAACTGGGTAAGGAATGTCAGAAAAAGATGAGGCACAAAGCAGTCACTCACAATGGCCAACTATCAAGTACAACGTGAAACCAGGTGAACTGAAAGTAGAGCATTTTGATCTCTCGGTGCGTAGTAAAAATCACAGAGGCTATCGGATgcattttcatttgaaaatcAAACCAATACAATCGGCACTACAGGAGCTCTGTAAAACAATCCAACTGGTTAGAACAATATCCTTCAGAGGACTGGTCAAACTGGAAAGGTGTTTAAATTCTCACCACACCACAGACTTTTAAATCaaacatgacaaaaaatgtgttcTGTCAACACTGACAAGGTTTTGAGTCATGCAATTTTTGTGCGTTTCTAATGGATTTATTTTGTCCTATGGAGGAGGACGATTGGATAAAACCgtttacattaacattagcCTTCAAATGTACAGTATGGCCTGGGTATACTGAATACCCTGTAGTGTGCTAGCAATAGTAATGGCTGCACTggatgtcaaaataaaaacatgcttGAGTTTGTGACACATTTTCAGTAAGATGATGAAAGTACAGCAGAAAATTGATCCCACAGAATTTCAAACTGACGTGGGATTCTTATTAGATTTCAGTTCACGTTTGACATCACAGATTTTGGTTTATATCAATTTAACAAGCAAGATTTTTTAGTTGCACTGAGTTCAAGTCCATTCAATGAGCCGAGCCGGTTAACGTCCAGAGCGAGCTGTTGCACGAGGACCGTCATTTCAAATCATCATCATTCAGTCAGTGATAGTAGCAGCACAGCAGAGTACACTGTCTCTTGTCCGCGTCCTCAGTGCTGCCACTACGAACCATTTTCTGTCCTTCCTTCtttgtcatcatcatcttcctcctcactgtcctcctcctcactctcaCTGTACTGGTAGTTGCAGCGGTTGGTGTTCACAAAGAGGTCGCTCTCATCGTCTTCAGAGTCACTGaattcctcatctctctcctccgtctctcctTCCTTTTCCTGCTGTTTGACTGTCTTGTCCTGCTCCGACGGCTCCTCTGTAAACCCCTCTGGCCTGGAggacaaaacacaacacactcagTTATACTTGACAGAATGATGCTTGTCGCTTGTCGTGtgatgtgtgtctatgtgtgtctatgtgtgtatgtgtgtgtgtgtgtgtgtctctcaccaGAGCTGTTGTTTTTGCAGGTGCTGAATTTGATCTTTGTAGAGAATGAAGCTGATCTCTGCCTTcaccttctctccctcttcaaTTGGATCCACAATCACATAGTCACCTTGAGATCAGAAAGAAGACATATGAAATGTggatcaaaaaataaaaaggtaatTATAGCCAGTATCCTCCACTAGAGACTGATATTGGCCCCTTCTATTAATATTACAACAATAACTATTCTCTCAAAACAGCGTCAAATACTAAACTCTCAAAACAGAATTTGCTGCAGACCAGCTAAACATTGAGTCTTAAGTCCCACATGTATAGACATTGTGGTAGCATATGTAAGCAATTTTGGATAATATATTTCTGGAGACAATTAAAAGATATCAGACTGATAATATATTTGGAGTGCATTTTTCATAGTTTATAATTCATAAAaacgaatatatatatatatatatatatatatatatatagtgaagtatttatttgaattttctTATACACAATGTAACATTGGGCAGTGagtttatgtatatattagggctgcacaattttgaaaaaatatctaattgcgattattctgactgatattgcaatatgatttgcaatattagagggggtaatcatttttacattattctcattttcgtTGAAAAACCTATTGGGATTTTTGTTAAGaactgtaccaaacaaagatgttttcttaagtttgtagaatatgatgtgtacaccaggacatctctgcagcaagacaatatttatttgaaaatggtatttaaacacacatttcacctttaacaaattaatgtgatttcctcctcattctgcgatttgaaaattgcagtaggcaatattgcgatttcgataaaatttagattaattgtgcagccctagtatatatatgtatatatacaaagATTGAAGTAgctcaaaaaacacatcatgacTAAATATATGCATCCTTACAAAATATAGGAACATCAGCAAGTCATAGCAGAGATACAAAGAAACATTTgcaacaaccaaaacaaaattAAGGAAACAAGAAccacaaaaaacaattaattgttTTCTTAACTAATAAAAACTATTAGGGCACATTTATATGGCATTTCCCTGTGAAATGCTGCCACTTGTTTCCCTACTCTGAGCCCTAGCCTGGACGATATTTAAAGGTACCCTTTGGAGGTTTTGATCTCTAGTAGCTCTGTGGAGGTTTTTTATGATCCCACTCCATCACTTACCTCTCTTGATCCAGATGTTCTTGCGGAACTTGGTGGGCATGCTCACCAGGAAAATCACACCCTGGGCCGTGACAGCTTCATGGAGGTTGTTGCCACGGCTACCAGTAACCTACAAGTGCACAGGTGGAGGATGGAGACAGAGTGAGGAAAATGTCTCGCTGTTTGCTGTAATGTGGGTGGTTGTTTACTGTCAATACGTTAAACACAATGAAGTCCATATACACAGCTCACCTTCACAATCTGCTGGTTCTCTGTGAGCGTGACGAAGTCTCCAAGAAGCTCCTGGACAACGTGTTTGCGTTTGGTGGCCTGTGACATTATAAACGGTGAGCTTCGGGTTCCTTCGCCAGCTgagaaaagaaggagagagagaaagagagacacatttttaacatttatcatttcatattacaatatattgtcattatttgttttgtatttgtttgttttactgacacaacaaacatgaattacttctttattgttttattccatttacatgtacacacagcatatacatgttctttttaaatatctatatatcgtaatttgcttaatgaattgtatatatatatatgtttttgtttttatttattattgaattgacgctttggcaatattgttcacctgctAGTCAATAAAGcgaattgaattgagagagagagagagagagagataggagggagagagaaagataaaaagagagagggggagagagagagagagaaagagagagagagggggagagagagagaaagagaaagagagagagagagggggagagagagaaagagaaagagagagagagagggggagagagagagaaagagagagagagagggggagagagagagagaggggaagagagagagagagggggagagagagagagagagagagagagagagagagaggaggagagagagaggggagagagaggggaaagagagagagagggggaagagagagagggagagagagaaagagatattaAACAGTAATGCACACTACTGGGAAGTCCAGCTATAGTCAAATCACGGTGCATCAGGGAGACTTTAAACTAGAAcagaagataaaaacaaacctgaCAAGTTATCATGAACACTAGGTTAGGTTAGCAACTTTTACAACCCTTTGGCTACAGTCATTTCAATGATGGTTGGACGAATAACAACACTTTCATATTCCCTTAACTTATTATGCTGGTCAGCTAGAAACGTAAACAAACAGCTGCCTTCCTCCAGTTAGCTACtacattactactactagtgCTTTAGCTtgctaagctaacattagctcat
This DNA window, taken from Sebastes umbrosus isolate fSebUmb1 chromosome 9, fSebUmb1.pri, whole genome shotgun sequence, encodes the following:
- the eif1ad gene encoding probable RNA-binding protein EIF1AD yields the protein MSQATKRKHVVQELLGDFVTLTENQQIVKVTGSRGNNLHEAVTAQGVIFLVSMPTKFRKNIWIKRGDYVIVDPIEEGEKVKAEISFILYKDQIQHLQKQQLWPEGFTEEPSEQDKTVKQQEKEGETEERDEEFSDSEDDESDLFVNTNRCNYQYSESEEEDSEEEDDDDKEGRTENGS